GACGCGGCGTGCGGAGGCAGCTTCCAGGCCGTCGACGCGCAGTGCCACGACTGGCTCACGCTCATCACGTCGAACTGCGGCGGCGGCTGACGTACGCGAGCATCTCTTTCATGTCCGCGGGCGGCTCGGACGTCCAGCGCATCTCCTCGTTCGTCGCGGGGTGCGCGAAGCCGAGCTCGGCCGCGTGCAGCATCACGCGCGGGCTCGGGATCGGCGCGCCGCCCCAGCCGCGCACGTAGACGCGCTCGCCGAGGAGCGGATGCCCCGCCTCCGCGAGGTGGATCCGGATCTGATGCGTGCGCCCCGTCTCGAGCGTGCACGCGACGAGCGCGCTCGGTGCGTCTCCGTCTCCGTCGAAGCGCTCGAGCACCTCGACGTGGGTGACGGCGCGCTGGGTCTTCTCCGCGCCGACGGCGTGCTTGCGGCCGCGGCGGTGCTCGACCGAGCCGCGAAGGCCGTCCCCGCGGTCTTCGACGAAGTGGCTCACGATCGTGCCCTCCTCCGGGACGCCGTGCACGAGCGCGAGGTAGCGGCGATGGATGGCGTGCGCGCGGAACGCCTGCGTCAGCGCCTTCTTCGCCTGCCACGAGCGCGTGAACACGAGGA
The DNA window shown above is from Labilithrix sp. and carries:
- a CDS encoding RluA family pseudouridine synthase, with product MAAAKYPPNGLKAPKEVGPEHDGALVDGVVRALFELSWGRARELVRRGKVTLDGRVITQETVRVRAGATLAIDLARQDPRAARAALEEGALVFVDAHVVVVDKPAGVSTVPYDPDGMGASIALRAKAGEEATLDQRVRTALAKRERARGRGGPPPEIGIVHRLDKETSGLLVFTRSWQAKKALTQAFRAHAIHRRYLALVHGVPEEGTIVSHFVEDRGDGLRGSVEHRRGRKHAVGAEKTQRAVTHVEVLERFDGDGDAPSALVACTLETGRTHQIRIHLAEAGHPLLGERVYVRGWGGAPIPSPRVMLHAAELGFAHPATNEEMRWTSEPPADMKEMLAYVSRRRSST